AGATAAAAATCAAGCCTCCAAGGCAGAAAGTAAACTACTATCGGCTGAAGTCGATAGCTTCAAGGGTCGAGGGGTCGAGTGAAGATCATTTTTCCTTAAATCTCGATTTCTCACCCGAACCCTGGACTCCTTGAACTCTACTCAAAAAGACGATCCAACTGAAGTCTCAGCCTTAAGACTAGGGATTTCTCCCATTTCAAGGTTGGGGCATCAAAAGGGAGCCTGACAGTCTTCCACCTGCTCCCAGTTAAAGTTAAAAATATATGCCCATTGCACTATATATCTCCGCTTTTTCTCATAAGGAATTTGGCCTCTGCTCTTCTAATGCGCTCTTCCTGGTCATCTTTTCTCTTTCGAGCACCCTCCAATTTTGTCATCAAATCTTTGAAGTCAGCTGGCTTCAAAAGATAGTCGAATGCGCCCAACTTCATCCCTTCAACAGCAGTTTCGGTAGTACCATGCCCTGTCAACATGATGACTTCTATCAATGGAAATCTCTTCTTTATTTCCCTTAAAGTCTCAATACCATCCATACCGGGCATCTTTATATCAAGGATGACCACATCAACGTCTTTTTTTTCGAGTATTTCGAGGCATTTTTTGCCACTATAAGCGGTCGTAACTTTTTCTCCTACCTCTTTCAATCTTAGAGAAAGCATTTCCACGAAATCTTTCTCATCATCGACTATAAGCACCCGAATTGGTATTTTTATCATGGTATTTCAACTCCTTTAAAATCTCGACATTTTCTATACCTACTGTGATATATCTTCTTGAGTATACCAGGATACAAATTTGTGGCGTTAGGATTAATAGGTCGCAATATGCCTGGTTCAATTCACTGAACAGTTATATTTGTTCAGTAGTGTCCGGTTAATTCGATGAGCAAAGGATATAACTAGCTGAATATAAAAGCTTTTTAACTGGTTTCAAATGGAATCGACTTGAAATCATTGCAACAACTCGTGTCCAGTAAAAAGGTGAATATTCCTTTAACCGGACACTACTGATATTTGTTTATTTTATCCATCAAATCATCCCGGCCAATTTGAGTTTGCACTTCATCTGTTCTATTTTTTTTTGGCAGTCGGACACAAAAGGTAGTTCCATTACCAAGTTCGCTCTTAACATCGATTCGTCCTCCCAATCTTTCGATGATGCCGCGAGAGACATATAATCCCAAACCTGTTCCTTGACCGGGATTTTTTGTAGTGAAAAATGGCTCAAAAATCTTATCCAGATTTTCCTTGGGGATTCCCTCCCCAGTATCACGCACCTTAAGCAAAACTTCCTGGTCCATATCTTCAACAATTATTCTCACCCTACCTTCAGGACCAGTCGCGTGAACCGCATTTGTTAATATATTGACCAAAACTTGTCTCAACCGGTACGGATCGCTCCATATGGTCTGCAGAGAAGCATCAATATCCCTGACAATTTCAATTTCCTTGTTCATCGCTTCACGACTTACAAGTAATAAAGCCTCATCCACCAACTCGGCCAAACTTACCTCAGTTAACGCAAAATCGTCTTTTCCAACAAATCCCAATAACTGGTGCGTAATCTTTCTAGCCCTTACAATGCTTTTTTCAATTTTATCCAAGGCCCGTTTTAAGTCGCATCTGAAAGGTATATCTGCCGCTTCTTCTCTTTTTAAGAGGAGATTCATCCAGCCAACCGATTCATTGATAATAGCGAGAGGATTATTTATTTCATGTGCGATACCAGCTGCCAAAGTTCCCAAGGATGCGAGTCTTTCAGTCGCAATCATCTGTTGCTCCATCTTTTCTCTAAATTCAGCATCTCTGATTTTTTCTTCTTCCCTGCAGACTTTTTCATGGGCTTGTTTTATCTTCCTAAAAAGATGTTCCAATTCTATAGGTTTACTTAGATAATCAAAGGCACCCGATTTGATGCCTTCAACCCCATCCTGTGTCGTCGCATGACCAGTCAGGAGTATGACCTCGGTCCGAGGGAATTTCGTTTTGATATGATGAAGTACTTCGATCCCGTTCATGCCTGGCATCTTAACATCCAGTACCACCACATCCATAGGTTTCTTTTCTAAAATGGAGAGGCACTCTTCTCCAGTTGACGCCTCTTCAGGCAGAAGGCCTCTTTTTATCAGGCGCCTGGCGATAGTTTGCCGAAAATCCTCTTCGTCGTCAACTAGAAGAAGCCGCATTTCTTGCATGATCATCCTCGCTTCTCCAACGCTTTGCCGCTGAAATTACACTAGGCCAAGCACCCTCCACCACGCGGCTGCTACCAGTACCAGTATTGTCAACAGGACAGGAGTAGCTATAGCTCCAGCCTTTGCTAGGTCTGATGCCTTAAAATAACGGTAACTGTAAGAAATAGCATTTGGCGGACATCCGATCACCAGGAGCATGGCGAATGAAGTGGCCATACCAAGGCAAAGAGCTATGACTCTTGGGTCAACCCCTTCAAGCTGTGCCATAGGGATCACGATGGGGAGTATCAGGGCCGCTGCGGCCACGTTGGCCATTGCATTTGTAACCAAGGCCCCGAAGGCCCCTACACCAATGAAAAGAAGCAGCCAACCTCCCCCCTGCACCAATGGGAA
The genomic region above belongs to Deltaproteobacteria bacterium and contains:
- a CDS encoding response regulator, with the protein product MIKIPIRVLIVDDEKDFVEMLSLRLKEVGEKVTTAYSGKKCLEILEKKDVDVVILDIKMPGMDGIETLREIKKRFPLIEVIMLTGHGTTETAVEGMKLGAFDYLLKPADFKDLMTKLEGARKRKDDQEERIRRAEAKFLMRKSGDI
- a CDS encoding response regulator, translating into MIMQEMRLLLVDDEEDFRQTIARRLIKRGLLPEEASTGEECLSILEKKPMDVVVLDVKMPGMNGIEVLHHIKTKFPRTEVILLTGHATTQDGVEGIKSGAFDYLSKPIELEHLFRKIKQAHEKVCREEEKIRDAEFREKMEQQMIATERLASLGTLAAGIAHEINNPLAIINESVGWMNLLLKREEAADIPFRCDLKRALDKIEKSIVRARKITHQLLGFVGKDDFALTEVSLAELVDEALLLVSREAMNKEIEIVRDIDASLQTIWSDPYRLRQVLVNILTNAVHATGPEGRVRIIVEDMDQEVLLKVRDTGEGIPKENLDKIFEPFFTTKNPGQGTGLGLYVSRGIIERLGGRIDVKSELGNGTTFCVRLPKKNRTDEVQTQIGRDDLMDKINKYQ